AGGCCACGCGCGAGGCGATTGATGCTATCGCAAAAGCCGACCTGATTTTGATTGGCCCCGGCAGCTTTCTGACCAGCCTGATGCCGCTGCTGCTGCTGGAAGATCTGACACAGGCACTCCGCCGCACGCCCGCCCCTATGGTGTACATCGGCAATCTGGGCAATGAGCAGAGCAACCCCGCCGCCCGCCTGACGCTGGTGGAGAAACTATCTTGGATTGAATACAAGGTAGGGAAACCCGTGGTTGATGCCGCGATTGTTGGTCCCAAAGTCGATATCAGCCAGATTGGCGGCCGACTGGTCGTGCAGCAAGCGCTGGCCGCAGAAGATGTTCCTCACCATCACGACCGTGAGTTACTGCGCCAGGCCATCGATCGTGCGCTACAGCTGTTGGGCTCTCAACCCCGTAGCCACGGCGTATAAGTCACGCCAATCAGAATGCCTTCGGGACTCAGGAAACGCGTAACCTGCTGTCCCCAAGGCTCAAGACGTTTTTCCACCAGCAACACATAGCCTTGCGCTTTCAGCGTACTGGTCGCTTCCACTATGTCAGCCACTTCGAACTCCAGCCAGCTTTGCGGTTCAGGAAGATCCGCAGGCCAACTTTCGTGCCCGAAACAGGATTCGCTAGCCTGTGAGAGCGGCCACAGCGCGAAATGCTTCACGCCCTCCATCTCATCACTCACCAGATAGTCGCTCCCTTCCGCAACGGGCTTCAGCGGCAACTTCAGCGTATCAACATAGAGCGCATGGCTGGCAGAAAGGGATTTCACGATCGGCCCGAAACCTGCCACAAACAGCACGTCTACACCCGGTATAGCCTGATCCATCATTGATCCTCAGTGAGCGCTTGCATCGTTAGGATACAGCGATAAATTGTGCGCGTAGTGCCTGTACTTCATCGCGTAGGGCAGCAGCCTCTTCAAATTCAAGATTCTGCGCGTGCGTCAACATCTTGCTTTCCAATTCGCGGATTTTCAGCTCCAGCGCCTTCGGCGTCATCAGTTCATAACGTCCTGCTGGTTCTGCCGCTTTACGATTGCCACGCCCTTTGCCTTTGTTCGTCGGCCGACCCAGTTGCAAGATATCGGAAATTTTCTTATTGATGCCCTGCGGCACAATGCCGTGCTCGGTGTTGTAGGCTTCCTGCTTCTCGCGGCGACGCTCCGTTTCACTAATCGCTTTCGCCATCGATGCCGTAATCCTGTCGCCGTAGAGAATGGCTTTACCACGCAGGTTACGTGCCGCACGCCCAATCGTCTGGATCAGGGAACGTTCAGAGCGCAGGAAACCCTCTTTATCGGCATCCAGAATCGCCACCAGCGACACTTCTGGCATATCCAGCCCTTCACGCAGCAGGTTGATACCTACCAGTACGTCGAACTCGCCAAGACGTAAATCACGGATGATTTCCACGCGCTCGACGGTGTCGATATCCGAGTGCAGATAGCGTACCCGCTCGCCGTGTTCTTCCAGATATTCCGTCAGGTCTTCCGCCATGCGTTTGGTCAGCGTGGTCACCAGTACCCGCTCATTAATCGCGGCACGCAGACGAATTTCGGAAAGCAGGTCATCCACCTGTGTCGCGACAGGTCGCACTTCAATGATCGGATCGAGCAACCCGGTGGGGCGCACCACCTGATCGATCACTTCACCGCCCGATTTTTCCAGTTCATAGTTACCCGGCGTCGCAGACACGTAGATCGTCTGCGGAGCCAGCGCTTCAAATTCTTCAAACTTCATCGGTCGGTTATCCAGCGCTGAAGGCAGCCGGAAACCGTATTCAACCAGCGTCTCTTTACGCGCGCGGTCGCCGCGATACATACCGCCGATCTGGGGAACGGTGACGTGGGATTCATCAATGACCAGCAGCCCGTCCGCAGGCAAATAGTCAAACAGCGTCGGTGGCGGCTCGCCGGGGCCACGACCGGAAAGGTAGCGTGAGTAGTTTTCGATACCGGAGCAGTAGCCCAGTTCGTTCATCATCTCCAGATCAAACTGGGTGCGCTGACTCAACCGCTGCTCTTCCACCAGTTTGTCATTAGCCAGCAGCACCTTTTTACGGTCGGCCAGTTCAACCTTGATGTCTTCCATCGCCTGCAAAATACGCTCACGCGGCGTGACGTAGTGCGTTTTCGGATAGATGGTATAGCGCGGCACCGTTTGGAGAACGTGACCCGTCAACGGGTCAAACAGCGACAGCCGTTCCACTTCTTCATCG
This genomic interval from Pectobacterium aquaticum contains the following:
- a CDS encoding glyoxalase, which encodes MDQAIPGVDVLFVAGFGPIVKSLSASHALYVDTLKLPLKPVAEGSDYLVSDEMEGVKHFALWPLSQASESCFGHESWPADLPEPQSWLEFEVADIVEATSTLKAQGYVLLVEKRLEPWGQQVTRFLSPEGILIGVTYTPWLRG
- the uvrB gene encoding excinuclease ABC subunit UvrB, translated to MSKVFTLNSDFKPAGDQPEAIRRLKEGLEDGLAHQTLLGVTGSGKTFTIANVIADLNRPTMMLAPNKTLAAQLYGEMKEFFPDNAVEYFVSYYDYYQPEAYVPSSDTFIEKDASVNEHIEQMRLSATKALLERRDVIVVASVSAIYGLGDPDLYLKMMLHLTQGMLIDQRAILRRLAELQYSRNDQAFQRGTFRVRGEVIDIFPAESDEIALRVELFDEEVERLSLFDPLTGHVLQTVPRYTIYPKTHYVTPRERILQAMEDIKVELADRKKVLLANDKLVEEQRLSQRTQFDLEMMNELGYCSGIENYSRYLSGRGPGEPPPTLFDYLPADGLLVIDESHVTVPQIGGMYRGDRARKETLVEYGFRLPSALDNRPMKFEEFEALAPQTIYVSATPGNYELEKSGGEVIDQVVRPTGLLDPIIEVRPVATQVDDLLSEIRLRAAINERVLVTTLTKRMAEDLTEYLEEHGERVRYLHSDIDTVERVEIIRDLRLGEFDVLVGINLLREGLDMPEVSLVAILDADKEGFLRSERSLIQTIGRAARNLRGKAILYGDRITASMAKAISETERRREKQEAYNTEHGIVPQGINKKISDILQLGRPTNKGKGRGNRKAAEPAGRYELMTPKALELKIRELESKMLTHAQNLEFEEAAALRDEVQALRAQFIAVS